The following coding sequences lie in one Desulfocurvibacter africanus subsp. africanus DSM 2603 genomic window:
- a CDS encoding TlyA family RNA methyltransferase, protein MAKRIRADQALYEQGLVSDREKATRLIMAGQVLLERGGRFELVAKPGQQVALDDVLVLKEGERFVSRGGYKLLTAIEEFELDFTDLVVLDAGASTGGFTDCALQHGARRVYAVDVGTHQLHEKLRQDPRVVSLEGVNLRHAGPELIPEAVDAVVADVSFISLTLVLPACMRFLKPGGLVVALVKPQFELEPHEIGKGVVRDESLQRKAVDKIIAFANQELGLSLSGVAPSRIKGPKGNQEYLACFQKPA, encoded by the coding sequence ATGGCCAAAAGAATTCGCGCCGACCAGGCTCTGTACGAGCAGGGCTTGGTTAGTGATCGCGAGAAGGCCACGCGGCTCATCATGGCCGGACAGGTCCTGCTTGAACGCGGCGGCAGGTTCGAACTCGTGGCCAAGCCAGGCCAACAGGTTGCGCTTGACGACGTGCTCGTGCTCAAGGAGGGCGAACGCTTCGTAAGCCGCGGCGGCTATAAGCTGCTTACGGCCATCGAGGAGTTCGAGTTGGACTTCACCGATCTGGTGGTGCTCGATGCCGGGGCGTCCACGGGCGGATTTACGGACTGTGCCCTGCAGCATGGAGCGCGGCGTGTATATGCCGTGGACGTAGGCACGCACCAACTGCACGAAAAGCTGCGCCAAGATCCGCGCGTGGTAAGCCTGGAAGGCGTGAACCTGCGCCATGCGGGGCCGGAATTGATCCCCGAGGCTGTGGATGCCGTGGTTGCCGACGTGTCCTTCATCTCGTTAACCCTCGTGCTTCCGGCCTGCATGCGCTTCCTCAAGCCCGGCGGCCTTGTCGTCGCGCTGGTCAAACCCCAATTCGAGCTTGAGCCCCACGAGATCGGTAAGGGCGTGGTGCGCGATGAGTCCCTGCAGCGCAAAGCCGTGGATAAGATTATTGCCTTCGCCAACCAGGAGTTGGGTCTGAGTCTTTCCGGTGTCGCTCCTTCGCGCATCAAGGGACCGAAAGGCAATCAGGAATACCTGGCCTGCTTCCAAAAGCCTGCCTGA
- the thrC gene encoding threonine synthase, protein MATLFPLHRGRMEYFCLGCGARYGIDQLLYTCPECGGVFLLEDLDFDKLRETPGEGWREIFDARAGEKRAFLRGIFRFYEITAPVLESEDIICLGEGNTPIVEASPALQQRLGGQRMAYKNDGQNPSASFKDRGMACAYSYLKALIRKHKWDSVLTICASTGDTSAAAALYGAYVGGAIRTVVLLPQGKVTPQQLAQPLGSGAVVMEIPGVFDDCMKVVEHLADNYRVALLNSKNAWRILGQESYAFEVAQWYDWDMAGKCVFVPIGNAGNVTAIMGGFLKLHRLGIINELPRVFGVQSHHADPVYRYYNESDPTKRTYQPVKVTPSVAQAAMIGNPVSFPRVKHFVDQYTAIGGRDAFQVLQVTEQAIMEAMLLANRHGHIADTQGGECLAGLMTAMDQKLISKDELAVLDATAHMLKFIGFQEMYFQNTFPPEYGVSPDPAMTNAPLPVLSMQDKQSLTPEEFTLKAAETVASRLGVERKR, encoded by the coding sequence ATGGCTACGCTATTTCCACTGCATCGCGGCCGCATGGAATACTTCTGTCTGGGTTGCGGTGCGCGCTATGGAATCGACCAGCTCCTGTACACTTGCCCCGAGTGCGGCGGCGTATTCCTGCTGGAAGACCTGGACTTCGATAAGCTGCGCGAAACTCCCGGCGAAGGGTGGCGTGAGATATTCGATGCCCGAGCGGGCGAGAAGCGCGCCTTCCTGCGCGGCATCTTCCGCTTTTACGAGATCACGGCTCCGGTGCTCGAATCCGAGGACATCATCTGCCTAGGCGAGGGCAACACGCCTATCGTGGAGGCCAGCCCAGCCCTGCAGCAACGCCTGGGCGGCCAGCGCATGGCCTATAAGAACGACGGCCAAAACCCGAGCGCGTCTTTCAAAGACCGCGGCATGGCCTGCGCCTACAGTTACCTCAAGGCGCTCATCCGCAAGCACAAGTGGGACAGCGTGCTGACCATCTGCGCCTCCACTGGCGACACCTCGGCCGCGGCCGCACTCTACGGCGCGTATGTGGGTGGAGCAATCCGCACTGTGGTGCTGCTGCCCCAGGGTAAGGTCACGCCCCAGCAGCTGGCCCAGCCGCTCGGCAGCGGCGCCGTGGTCATGGAGATTCCCGGCGTATTCGATGACTGCATGAAGGTGGTCGAGCACCTGGCCGACAACTACCGCGTGGCCCTGCTCAACTCCAAGAATGCCTGGCGCATCCTGGGACAGGAATCCTACGCATTCGAGGTTGCTCAGTGGTACGATTGGGACATGGCCGGCAAGTGCGTGTTCGTGCCTATCGGCAATGCCGGTAACGTCACGGCCATCATGGGCGGCTTCCTCAAGCTTCACCGCCTGGGCATTATAAACGAGCTGCCGCGCGTATTCGGCGTACAGTCGCACCATGCCGACCCGGTCTACCGCTATTACAACGAATCCGACCCGACCAAGCGCACATACCAGCCGGTCAAGGTAACGCCTTCGGTTGCTCAGGCAGCCATGATAGGCAATCCGGTTTCCTTTCCACGCGTGAAGCACTTCGTAGACCAGTACACGGCCATCGGCGGCCGGGACGCCTTCCAGGTGCTACAGGTCACTGAACAAGCCATCATGGAAGCCATGCTGCTGGCCAACCGCCATGGCCACATCGCCGACACCCAAGGCGGTGAATGCCTGGCCGGGCTCATGACCGCCATGGACCAGAAGCTCATATCCAAGGACGAACTGGCCGTGCTCGATGCTACGGCACACATGCTCAAGTTCATCGGCTTCCAGGAAATGTATTTCCAGAACACCTTCCCGCCCGAGTACGGCGTATCGCCCGACCCGGCCATGACCAATGCTCCCCTGCCCGTGCTGTCCATGCAGGACAAGCAAAGCCTGACGCCCGAGGAATTCACGCTCAAGGCCGCCGAGACCGTGGCCTCGCGGCTTGGCGTGGAACGCAAGCGCTAG
- a CDS encoding DUF456 domain-containing protein → MATVLAAAFIALLLAVLVLHLLSLPANWILLGLVAVWKWTHPAMDAGWWFFGLLAGLALAGEIIEQVVQIVGGKRYGSSGRGLLGAFIGGFAGAIMGAPILFGLGAIPGALLGAYAGGLIFELMHERPFVEAHRSALGNMYGRILGNVLKLALGITMLVLSIPRIWPN, encoded by the coding sequence GTGGCGACGGTCCTGGCTGCTGCGTTCATCGCCCTATTGCTGGCAGTGCTGGTCTTGCACCTGCTCAGCCTGCCAGCCAACTGGATACTGCTCGGGCTGGTGGCCGTCTGGAAGTGGACGCACCCAGCCATGGACGCTGGCTGGTGGTTCTTCGGCCTGCTGGCAGGCCTGGCCCTGGCCGGCGAGATCATCGAGCAGGTTGTGCAGATCGTCGGCGGCAAACGCTACGGCAGCTCGGGCCGGGGCCTGCTCGGCGCGTTCATCGGCGGCTTCGCAGGTGCGATCATGGGCGCGCCGATCCTGTTCGGGCTGGGCGCCATCCCAGGCGCGCTCCTGGGGGCCTATGCCGGTGGATTGATCTTCGAACTCATGCACGAGCGGCCTTTTGTCGAAGCGCACCGCTCCGCCCTGGGCAATATGTACGGGCGCATCCTAGGCAACGTGCTCAAGCTTGCCTTGGGCATCACCATGCTCGTGCTGTCGATTCCCAGAATTTGGCCAAATTGA
- a CDS encoding phenylacetate--CoA ligase family protein, producing the protein MYFDPVEALERDALAQLQTDRLRATVERAAKSPFYSKRLAEAGLSAASVTSPEDIRKFPLTGKDDLRSNYPYGFLTCDRRELVRLHASSGTTGNPTAVLYTRKDLEQWAALVARCMYSVGMRKGDVFQNIAGYGLFTGGLGIHYGAEWLGCLTIPAGAGNTKRQIKLIQDFEVTALHIIPSYALYFGSVLEKEGIRPEDFPPRIALIGAEPHTDEARKRIEQLLGLRAFNSYGLSEMNGPGVAFECTEQSGMHIWEDAYIVEVIDPVTLEPVPEGQVGELVLTTLTREGMPIIRYRTRDLTRLLPGQCACGRTHRRIDRISGRADDMLIIKGVNIYPMQVEQVLMTMPEVGQNYLIIIEREGYLDQLRIKVEIQDEYFVEDMRGLRSLQEKIAHKLHDEILITPRVDLVQRGTLPQSEGKAKRVVDARETN; encoded by the coding sequence GTGTATTTCGACCCGGTGGAAGCCCTGGAGCGAGATGCGCTTGCTCAATTGCAGACTGATCGGTTGCGAGCAACCGTCGAGCGAGCCGCCAAGTCCCCTTTCTATTCCAAGCGGCTTGCCGAAGCTGGACTCTCTGCCGCTTCGGTGACCTCGCCCGAAGACATCCGCAAATTTCCCCTGACCGGCAAGGATGATCTACGCTCCAATTATCCTTATGGATTTCTGACTTGTGATCGTCGCGAACTGGTTCGTCTGCATGCATCCTCGGGCACCACAGGCAATCCCACAGCAGTACTCTATACCCGGAAGGACTTGGAGCAATGGGCCGCGCTGGTGGCCCGCTGCATGTATTCCGTGGGTATGCGCAAGGGCGACGTGTTCCAGAACATTGCGGGCTATGGCCTGTTCACCGGCGGCCTTGGCATCCACTATGGGGCCGAATGGCTGGGCTGCTTGACCATTCCGGCCGGTGCGGGCAACACCAAGCGCCAGATCAAGCTCATCCAGGACTTCGAAGTCACCGCCCTGCACATCATCCCGTCTTATGCGCTCTACTTCGGGAGTGTGTTGGAAAAAGAGGGCATCCGGCCCGAGGACTTTCCACCGCGCATCGCACTCATCGGCGCGGAGCCGCATACCGACGAGGCGCGCAAGCGCATCGAGCAACTCCTGGGCCTGCGAGCATTCAATTCCTACGGCCTGTCGGAAATGAACGGCCCGGGCGTGGCCTTCGAGTGCACCGAGCAGAGCGGCATGCACATCTGGGAGGACGCCTACATCGTGGAGGTGATCGACCCGGTCACGCTGGAGCCAGTCCCTGAAGGCCAAGTTGGCGAACTGGTGCTCACCACGCTCACTCGCGAAGGCATGCCCATCATCCGCTACCGTACCCGCGACCTTACGCGCCTGCTACCGGGCCAATGCGCCTGCGGCCGGACTCACCGCCGCATCGACCGCATCTCCGGCCGCGCCGACGACATGCTTATCATCAAGGGCGTGAACATCTACCCCATGCAGGTCGAGCAGGTGCTCATGACCATGCCTGAGGTGGGGCAAAACTATCTTATCATCATCGAGCGTGAAGGCTACCTTGATCAGCTACGCATCAAGGTGGAAATCCAGGATGAGTATTTCGTGGAGGACATGCGGGGGTTGCGCTCCCTGCAGGAGAAGATCGCCCACAAGCTGCACGACGAAATCCTCATCACTCCGCGCGTGGATCTGGTGCAGCGTGGCACCCTGCCCCAAAGCGAAGGCAAGGCCAAGCGCGTGGTGGATGCACGGGAGACGAACTAG
- the dnaB gene encoding replicative DNA helicase yields the protein MNGNRRASSPGAAGSQLTQEALGKVSQDILRKIPPQNLEAEQAVLGGVFLNSSVFPQLLDLLDEDDFYSPAHQRIYAAFTELFRKSIPVDLLTVADELHKSGQLDTIGGQPYLAELAGGVISAANAVYHAEIVKEKSIQRRLIRVATDIIGECFEPGTGVTELLDHSQQAIFHISQSRGTQPYRSSAELVTEVFDKLTERANRGELITGVRTFYTKFDEITSGLQPTDLIIIAGRPSMGKTAFALNLAMNAAIHDEVPTAIFSLEMGMDQLMMRMLCIHGLVDLKNVRNGFLGDEDWAKLTDAADALSRAPIVIDDTPAITAMELRSRCRRLKMDKGLGLVVVDYLQLMRASRRTDSREQEISDISRNLKALAKELHVPVIALSQLNRKVEERTNKRPMLSDLRESGAIEQDADVICFIYRDEVYNEDSPKKGVAEIIVGKQRNGPVGAVELAFIGKSTAFRDLSHQPEPSPSEASSF from the coding sequence ATGAACGGGAACAGGCGCGCTTCTTCCCCAGGGGCCGCCGGCTCCCAGCTCACACAGGAAGCTCTTGGGAAAGTTTCCCAGGATATTCTGCGTAAAATCCCCCCCCAGAATCTGGAGGCTGAACAGGCCGTTCTGGGGGGGGTATTTCTGAACAGCTCCGTATTTCCCCAGCTCCTAGATCTGCTGGATGAGGATGACTTCTACTCCCCGGCCCATCAACGGATATACGCTGCTTTTACGGAGCTTTTCCGCAAATCCATTCCCGTCGACCTGCTCACCGTCGCCGATGAACTGCACAAGAGCGGTCAACTCGACACCATCGGCGGCCAGCCTTACCTTGCCGAACTGGCCGGAGGCGTCATCTCCGCGGCCAATGCGGTCTATCATGCCGAAATCGTCAAGGAAAAGTCCATTCAACGCCGACTCATCCGCGTTGCCACGGACATCATCGGCGAATGTTTCGAGCCTGGAACCGGCGTCACCGAATTGCTGGACCATTCGCAGCAGGCTATTTTCCATATTTCCCAAAGCCGCGGCACGCAGCCGTACCGATCCAGCGCCGAACTTGTCACGGAAGTCTTCGACAAGCTAACCGAACGCGCCAACCGCGGCGAACTCATCACGGGTGTCCGCACATTCTATACGAAATTCGATGAGATAACTTCCGGTCTGCAGCCAACAGACCTCATCATCATCGCCGGCCGCCCGAGTATGGGCAAGACGGCCTTCGCCCTGAACCTGGCCATGAACGCGGCTATTCACGACGAAGTGCCCACAGCCATCTTCTCCCTGGAAATGGGCATGGATCAGCTCATGATGCGCATGTTGTGCATCCATGGCTTGGTCGATCTCAAGAACGTGCGCAACGGCTTCCTGGGCGACGAGGATTGGGCCAAGCTCACGGACGCGGCCGATGCCTTGTCCCGCGCTCCCATCGTCATCGACGATACTCCGGCCATCACTGCCATGGAACTCCGCTCCCGCTGCCGCAGGCTCAAGATGGACAAAGGCCTCGGACTGGTCGTGGTGGACTACTTGCAGCTCATGCGCGCCAGCCGGCGCACGGACTCCCGCGAGCAGGAGATCTCTGATATCTCGCGCAACCTGAAGGCCCTGGCCAAGGAACTGCATGTGCCGGTTATCGCTCTGTCGCAGCTGAACAGAAAGGTGGAAGAGCGAACCAACAAGCGGCCCATGCTCTCGGACCTGCGCGAATCCGGGGCCATTGAGCAGGACGCCGACGTGATTTGCTTCATCTACCGTGACGAAGTATACAACGAGGACTCCCCCAAAAAGGGAGTGGCCGAAATCATTGTCGGCAAGCAGCGCAACGGTCCTGTGGGCGCTGTGGAGTTGGCCTTCATCGGCAAAAGCACGGCCTTTCGCGACTTGTCCCACCAGCCGGAGCCCTCGCCCTCGGAAGCCTCCAGCTTCTAG
- the rplI gene encoding 50S ribosomal protein L9 gives MPMKIILRADVDNLGVLGDEVAVKPGYARNYLIPQGLAMPATGSNRKQFELESKKLQAKADTARGGAEALAAQINDAKVVIEVRVGEGDKLYGSVTAGNIADALAAKGIELDKRKIQLDQPIRSTGAYTIDVRLHPQVRAELNVSVVRLGHTEEAQAEAAPAAEPETQAQGAAE, from the coding sequence ATGCCCATGAAGATCATACTGCGCGCGGACGTGGATAACCTGGGCGTGCTTGGCGACGAAGTCGCCGTCAAGCCCGGCTACGCTCGCAACTATCTCATCCCGCAGGGCTTGGCCATGCCCGCCACCGGGTCCAACCGCAAGCAGTTCGAGCTGGAAAGCAAGAAACTGCAAGCCAAGGCCGACACTGCCCGCGGCGGCGCCGAAGCTCTTGCCGCCCAGATCAACGATGCCAAGGTTGTCATCGAGGTGCGTGTGGGCGAGGGCGACAAGCTCTACGGCTCCGTCACTGCCGGCAATATTGCCGACGCCCTGGCAGCTAAGGGCATTGAGCTCGACAAGCGCAAGATTCAGCTCGATCAGCCGATCCGCTCCACGGGAGCCTATACCATTGACGTACGCCTGCATCCTCAGGTGCGTGCCGAACTCAATGTGTCCGTGGTCCGGCTTGGCCATACTGAAGAGGCCCAGGCCGAGGCGGCTCCGGCTGCCGAGCCCGAGACTCAGGCCCAGGGCGCTGCCGAGTAG
- the rpsR gene encoding 30S ribosomal protein S18, translated as MAFKRRFAPRKKYCRFCADKNVAIDYKNADLLRDFITDRGKIIARRITGTCAKHQRRLTTAIKRSRQMALLFYTTTHATYVRKKTI; from the coding sequence ATGGCATTCAAGAGACGTTTTGCCCCAAGGAAAAAGTATTGCCGCTTTTGCGCGGACAAGAACGTGGCCATCGACTACAAGAACGCGGACCTGCTGCGCGACTTCATCACTGATCGCGGCAAGATCATCGCCCGCCGCATCACCGGCACCTGCGCCAAGCACCAGCGGAGACTGACCACCGCGATCAAGCGCTCCCGGCAGATGGCCCTGCTCTTCTATACCACAACGCACGCCACTTACGTGCGCAAGAAGACCATTTAG
- the rpsF gene encoding 30S ribosomal protein S6, with amino-acid sequence MRKYETLLLFSPELTTENRKEILDNLGAIVAREQGQTLMLDEWGSRELAYAVNKFTRGHYVRLEYAGPSPLIAELERNIRITDGILKFVTVKLDENFQAGEE; translated from the coding sequence ATGCGCAAGTACGAAACGCTTCTGTTGTTCAGTCCCGAGCTGACGACAGAAAACCGCAAGGAGATTCTGGACAACCTCGGCGCCATCGTGGCGCGCGAGCAGGGCCAGACTCTTATGCTGGATGAATGGGGCTCCCGCGAACTCGCCTACGCCGTGAACAAGTTCACTCGCGGTCACTATGTCCGTCTGGAGTACGCCGGTCCCAGCCCGCTCATTGCCGAGCTTGAGCGCAATATCCGGATCACCGACGGCATCCTCAAGTTCGTCACAGTCAAGCTGGACGAGAACTTCCAGGCGGGGGAGGAGTAA
- a CDS encoding enoyl-ACP reductase FabI — translation MLLKDKKAAIFGVANDKSIAYGIAQQFKQHGARLSFSYPGEAIQKRVDPISEEIGGDFTFPCDVTSDEQLAAAAQIVKEKWGSVDVLVHSVAFANRDDLKNRFIDTSRDGFKLALDISAYSLVAMCKAFEPLLAPGASVMTMTYLGSTRVVTNYNVMGVAKAALEASMRYLSHEMGASGVRVNAISAGPIKTLASSGISGFKSIFNHIEERAPLKRNVSIDDVGKTALYLASDLASGVTGEVLFVDSGYNIMGL, via the coding sequence GTGCTGCTTAAAGATAAGAAGGCCGCCATCTTCGGCGTGGCCAACGACAAGTCCATTGCCTACGGTATTGCCCAGCAGTTCAAGCAACATGGCGCCCGGCTCAGCTTCAGCTACCCCGGTGAAGCCATTCAAAAGCGCGTCGATCCCATCAGCGAGGAGATCGGCGGAGATTTCACCTTCCCCTGCGACGTGACCTCGGACGAGCAGCTCGCCGCCGCGGCCCAGATTGTAAAGGAGAAATGGGGCAGCGTGGACGTGCTCGTGCACTCCGTGGCCTTCGCCAACAGAGACGATCTCAAGAACCGCTTCATCGACACCTCGCGCGACGGCTTCAAGCTGGCCCTGGACATATCGGCCTATTCGCTCGTGGCCATGTGCAAGGCTTTCGAGCCCCTGCTTGCGCCGGGTGCTTCCGTCATGACCATGACCTATCTGGGTTCCACGCGGGTGGTCACGAACTATAACGTCATGGGCGTGGCCAAGGCCGCTCTGGAAGCGAGCATGCGCTACCTGTCCCATGAAATGGGAGCCTCGGGCGTGCGCGTCAACGCCATCAGCGCGGGTCCCATCAAGACCTTGGCTTCCAGCGGCATCTCCGGCTTCAAGTCCATCTTCAACCACATAGAGGAAAGAGCGCCGCTCAAGCGCAACGTCAGCATTGACGACGTGGGCAAGACCGCCCTCTATCTGGCATCGGATCTCGCTTCCGGCGTCACCGGCGAAGTGCTTTTCGTGGACTCCGGCTATAACATCATGGGACTTTAA
- a CDS encoding phosphoribosylaminoimidazolesuccinocarboxamide synthase: MKTVIQTDIKEFPLLHRGKVRDIYGIDAERLLIVTTDRISAFDVVLPDPVPLKGAILNQITLFWMDKFKDLVENHVLASETKDFPPELAPYAEELAGRSVLVKRAKPLPIECIVRGYITGSGWKDYRKTGTVSGHKLPVGLQESEMLPTPLFTPSTKAEIGQHDENITVEQAKDMAGRDMVAQVEKLSIEIYSRARDYARSRGIIIADTKFEFGTIDGKLLLIDEVLTPDSSRFWPMDGYAPGQGQPSFDKQFVRDWLEQIGFNKQPPAPHLPLEVIEKTRDKYLEAYERLTGASLSV, encoded by the coding sequence ATGAAGACAGTCATTCAGACCGACATCAAGGAATTTCCCCTGCTCCACCGGGGCAAAGTTCGTGACATCTATGGGATTGACGCTGAGCGGCTGCTCATCGTTACCACGGATCGCATCTCGGCTTTCGACGTGGTTCTGCCTGACCCTGTGCCGCTCAAAGGCGCTATCCTTAACCAGATCACTCTGTTCTGGATGGATAAGTTCAAGGATCTGGTGGAAAATCATGTGCTGGCTTCCGAGACAAAGGACTTTCCCCCCGAACTCGCTCCCTATGCCGAGGAACTGGCCGGTCGCTCGGTGCTCGTCAAGCGGGCCAAGCCATTGCCCATAGAGTGCATCGTACGCGGCTATATCACCGGCTCGGGCTGGAAGGACTACCGCAAGACCGGCACGGTTTCGGGCCACAAGCTCCCGGTCGGGCTCCAGGAGTCCGAGATGCTGCCCACTCCCCTATTCACGCCCTCGACCAAGGCGGAAATCGGCCAGCATGACGAAAACATCACCGTGGAGCAGGCCAAGGACATGGCTGGCCGCGACATGGTGGCTCAAGTGGAAAAACTGTCCATCGAGATTTACTCCCGAGCCCGTGACTACGCCCGTTCACGCGGGATCATCATCGCCGACACCAAGTTCGAATTCGGCACGATCGACGGTAAGCTCCTGCTCATTGATGAAGTGCTTACGCCAGATTCCTCACGTTTCTGGCCAATGGATGGTTATGCACCCGGCCAAGGACAGCCCAGCTTTGATAAACAGTTCGTACGCGACTGGTTGGAGCAGATAGGCTTCAACAAGCAACCGCCCGCGCCGCACCTGCCGCTGGAGGTAATTGAAAAAACCAGGGATAAATACCTGGAGGCCTATGAACGATTGACCGGCGCGTCACTCAGTGTTTAA
- the hisD gene encoding histidinol dehydrogenase — protein MPCRIIEISTPAQIAEFAAWSAGRFAPDEAREAKVEDVVRDIIRAVRERGDTALVEYTRSFDCDSFDLSMLRVPDESIQSAMAAVPDKDLEILAEAAENVRDFHQRQVQQSWMTTREDGTVLGQLVRPVDRVGLYVPGGTGGQTPLISSLIMNAVPAQVAGVSEIAVVTPPRKDGTINPHILATAGMLGISEIYAAGSAWAIAALALGTEIVHPVDVIAGPGNLYVTTAKRLLMGKVGIDMLAGPSEITVLADDSANPSWLAADMLSQAEHDTLAAAILVTASRDLAERVKDELERQVKSLPRHDIAAAALKDWGSIVLVPNLDVGLGLVNAIAPEHLELAVADAWSLLGKVRHAGAVFLGNHCPEAVGDYFAGPNHVLPTTRTARFASALSVETFCKKTSLVATSCAYVSDNAAKIARLARLEGLEAHARSAEIRTNR, from the coding sequence ATGCCCTGCCGCATCATCGAAATAAGCACACCTGCGCAGATTGCCGAATTCGCCGCCTGGAGCGCCGGACGCTTCGCGCCGGACGAGGCGCGCGAGGCTAAGGTCGAGGACGTTGTCAGGGACATCATCCGCGCCGTGCGTGAACGTGGCGACACAGCCCTGGTCGAGTACACCCGGAGCTTCGACTGCGACTCCTTCGACTTGTCCATGCTGCGCGTGCCGGACGAGTCCATACAGTCCGCCATGGCCGCGGTCCCGGATAAGGATCTGGAGATCCTGGCCGAAGCCGCCGAAAACGTACGCGACTTCCACCAACGCCAAGTCCAGCAATCCTGGATGACCACACGCGAGGACGGCACGGTCCTGGGCCAACTTGTACGCCCAGTGGACCGAGTTGGACTCTATGTGCCGGGTGGCACCGGCGGCCAGACGCCGCTCATTTCCAGCTTGATCATGAATGCCGTGCCGGCCCAGGTCGCCGGAGTGTCCGAAATCGCCGTGGTCACGCCGCCGCGCAAAGACGGCACGATCAACCCACATATCCTGGCTACTGCCGGCATGCTGGGTATAAGTGAAATCTACGCGGCCGGCAGCGCCTGGGCCATAGCGGCCCTGGCCCTGGGCACTGAAATCGTCCACCCCGTGGATGTCATCGCCGGACCGGGCAACCTGTATGTCACCACGGCCAAGCGGCTGCTCATGGGCAAAGTGGGCATCGATATGCTGGCCGGGCCAAGCGAAATCACCGTGCTGGCCGACGATTCGGCCAATCCGTCCTGGTTGGCCGCGGACATGCTTTCCCAGGCCGAGCACGACACGCTTGCCGCCGCCATCCTGGTGACTGCCAGCCGTGATCTGGCCGAACGCGTCAAGGATGAGCTTGAAAGGCAGGTCAAATCACTGCCCCGCCATGATATTGCGGCCGCCGCGCTCAAGGATTGGGGAAGTATCGTGCTCGTGCCCAATCTGGATGTCGGTTTGGGACTGGTCAATGCCATTGCGCCCGAGCACCTGGAGCTGGCCGTGGCCGACGCATGGTCTCTGCTTGGCAAGGTGCGGCACGCCGGAGCCGTGTTCCTGGGCAACCACTGCCCCGAGGCCGTGGGCGACTATTTCGCCGGCCCCAACCATGTGCTGCCCACCACGCGCACTGCGCGCTTCGCCTCGGCCTTGTCCGTTGAGACTTTTTGCAAGAAGACCAGCCTTGTGGCCACCTCATGCGCATACGTATCTGATAATGCTGCCAAGATCGCCCGCTTGGCTCGCCTGGAAGGTTTGGAGGCCCATGCCCGCTCGGCGGAGATCAGGACGAATAGATGA
- a CDS encoding PPC domain-containing DNA-binding protein: protein MIASEGRIGRVFVLRLQEGDKVPDCIEEFAKERAVESATCLMLGGVGSGNLVVGPLNPHSRPIEPMLKSLDIAHEVVAVGTIFKDEDGAPRLHMHGALGRGGYTAMGCLRQGVEIWGLAEVVLLEITGLGMLRKMDPAFGFEVLSKE, encoded by the coding sequence ATGATAGCATCTGAAGGACGCATTGGACGCGTCTTTGTCCTGCGTCTGCAGGAAGGTGACAAGGTTCCGGACTGCATCGAGGAATTCGCCAAGGAACGCGCTGTCGAAAGCGCCACGTGCCTGATGCTCGGCGGCGTCGGCTCGGGTAACCTGGTAGTCGGCCCTTTGAATCCGCATAGCCGCCCTATCGAACCTATGCTCAAAAGCTTGGATATCGCCCACGAAGTCGTGGCCGTTGGCACTATCTTTAAAGACGAGGACGGCGCTCCCAGGCTGCACATGCATGGAGCGCTGGGACGCGGCGGATACACGGCCATGGGCTGCCTGCGCCAGGGAGTGGAGATCTGGGGCTTGGCCGAGGTCGTCTTGCTGGAGATCACGGGGCTGGGCATGCTGCGCAAGATGGACCCGGCCTTCGGCTTCGAGGTGCTGAGCAAGGAATAG